One window of the Natronomonas marina genome contains the following:
- a CDS encoding PGF-CTERM sorting domain-containing protein → MDESTKRVSATLLAVVLAVSAVGGVTVLAFAGTVAADQHEREDAPTYNTSDGGVNFTINLPTQTDHLPGSQNQQNGSIEYFATGQQAFTEQGAEDGLWMNFIIIEAEWIDYSNCDVTQNTKVFGIDRGNTRSGTRVDEDLVEHRKGSTLAQGGLTIDFYDWGDLGGGPPYLSPDDAVVAAQGVGSNAGPCLTMTSEPGWYQLQGFTNGSIATKCTEEGNSQCEPDNKQRRGINLNSNYVYICDCENEQQARNKLGPPPTAEDSGNSGGGATPTPTQSGGGATPTPTESGSTPTATPTPVPSTATPTPTPTQASNQQNNQNQQNNQNQQNNQNQQNNQNQQNNQNNQNQQNNQNNQNNQNNQNNQNNQNNQNQNADRATPTISDGPGFTPVVALVALLAAALLVVRRR, encoded by the coding sequence ATGGACGAGAGTACGAAACGAGTTTCGGCGACGCTTCTGGCGGTCGTTTTGGCAGTGTCGGCCGTCGGGGGCGTGACGGTGCTGGCGTTTGCCGGCACGGTCGCGGCCGACCAGCACGAACGCGAGGACGCACCGACGTACAATACCAGCGATGGAGGCGTCAACTTCACGATCAACCTTCCGACACAGACCGACCATCTGCCGGGCAGTCAGAACCAGCAGAACGGCAGTATCGAGTACTTCGCCACCGGCCAGCAGGCCTTCACCGAACAGGGTGCCGAGGACGGTCTCTGGATGAACTTCATCATCATCGAGGCCGAGTGGATCGACTACAGCAACTGCGACGTCACCCAGAACACGAAGGTCTTCGGCATCGACCGGGGCAACACCCGCAGCGGCACCCGCGTCGACGAGGACCTCGTCGAACACCGCAAGGGCTCGACACTCGCGCAGGGTGGCCTCACGATCGACTTCTACGACTGGGGCGACCTCGGGGGCGGGCCACCGTACCTCTCGCCGGACGACGCCGTCGTGGCCGCCCAGGGTGTCGGCTCCAACGCCGGTCCCTGCCTGACGATGACCAGCGAACCCGGCTGGTACCAGCTCCAGGGCTTCACCAACGGCAGCATCGCCACCAAGTGCACCGAGGAGGGCAACTCCCAGTGTGAACCCGACAACAAGCAGCGTCGCGGTATCAACCTGAACTCGAACTACGTCTACATCTGCGACTGCGAGAACGAACAGCAGGCCCGCAACAAACTCGGCCCGCCGCCGACCGCGGAGGACTCGGGTAACAGCGGCGGTGGGGCGACGCCGACGCCCACCCAGAGCGGCGGTGGGGCGACGCCGACGCCCACCGAGTCGGGGAGCACGCCCACGGCGACCCCGACCCCGGTGCCGAGTACAGCGACGCCGACGCCCACGCCGACGCAGGCCAGCAACCAGCAGAACAACCAGAATCAGCAGAACAACCAGAATCAGCAGAACAACCAGAATCAGCAGAACAACCAGAATCAGCAGAACAACCAGAACAACCAGAATCAGCAGAACAACCAGAACAACCAGAACAACCAGAACAACCAGAACAACCAGAACAACCAGAACAACCAGAACCAGAACGCCGACCGCGCGACGCCGACGATAAGCGACGGACCGGGCTTTACGCCGGTCGTCGCGCTGGTCGCGCTGCTCGCGGCCGCGCTGCTCGTCGTCCGCCGGCGGTAA
- a CDS encoding 50S ribosomal protein L16: MSDKPASMYRDIDKPAYTRREYITGIPGSKVAQYKMGNIDADPDDYDVQISLVVDEEVQIRHGSLEASRLSANRRMLKELGEDGDYKMILRKFPHQVIRENKQATGAGADRVSDGMRQAFGKIVGTAARIQQGERLFTVWCNPEDAEVAKDAFRRAYNKISPPCTIRVERGEELLIA; this comes from the coding sequence ATGAGTGACAAGCCCGCCTCCATGTACCGGGACATCGACAAGCCCGCGTACACGCGACGGGAGTACATCACGGGCATTCCCGGCTCGAAGGTCGCCCAGTACAAGATGGGCAACATCGACGCCGACCCCGACGACTACGACGTCCAGATCAGCCTCGTCGTCGACGAGGAGGTCCAGATTCGCCACGGCTCGCTGGAGGCCTCGCGGCTGTCGGCCAACCGCCGAATGTTGAAGGAACTCGGCGAGGACGGCGACTACAAGATGATCCTCCGGAAGTTCCCCCACCAGGTCATCCGGGAGAACAAGCAGGCGACCGGCGCCGGCGCCGACCGTGTCTCCGACGGGATGCGGCAGGCGTTCGGGAAGATCGTCGGTACCGCCGCCCGCATCCAGCAGGGCGAGCGCCTCTTCACCGTCTGGTGTAACCCCGAGGACGCCGAGGTCGCCAAGGACGCCTTCCGCCGCGCATACAACAAGATTTCGCCGCCCTGCACCATCCGGGTCGAGCGCGGCGAGGAACTGCTCATCGCCTGA
- a CDS encoding creatininase family protein has protein sequence MNLPESTWTDVRDADADLAVLPVGSTEQHGPHAPLGVDFMTAEAVAEAGADRYADEYDGRALVGPTIPVGVAEEHRAFDGTLWVGEDTFRAYVRETMESLAHHGLDRVVVVNGHGGNVDALREACGRFTRDGDGYAVPYTWFDAVAVEELGHAGPAETSFVRHLRPELVHEDRTEAAADGAAETWGEWLHGTNLAYDSAEFTDSGVVGDPRDGDAALGEELLEESAAALAELLDAVARRSP, from the coding sequence ATGAACCTCCCGGAGTCGACCTGGACGGACGTCCGTGACGCCGACGCCGACCTCGCGGTCCTGCCCGTCGGCAGCACGGAACAGCACGGCCCGCACGCGCCGCTCGGGGTCGACTTCATGACCGCCGAGGCCGTCGCCGAGGCGGGCGCCGACCGCTACGCCGACGAGTACGACGGGCGGGCGCTCGTCGGCCCGACCATCCCCGTCGGCGTCGCCGAGGAGCACCGCGCCTTCGACGGCACGCTGTGGGTCGGCGAGGACACCTTCCGGGCCTACGTCCGCGAGACGATGGAGAGTCTCGCCCACCACGGTCTCGACCGCGTGGTGGTCGTCAACGGCCACGGCGGCAACGTCGACGCCCTCCGGGAGGCCTGCGGGCGGTTCACCCGCGACGGCGACGGCTACGCGGTCCCCTACACCTGGTTCGACGCCGTCGCCGTCGAGGAACTGGGCCACGCCGGTCCCGCGGAGACGTCGTTCGTCCGGCACCTCCGGCCGGAACTGGTCCACGAGGACCGCACCGAGGCGGCGGCCGACGGTGCCGCCGAGACGTGGGGCGAGTGGCTCCACGGGACGAACCTGGCGTACGATTCGGCGGAGTTCACCGACAGCGGCGTCGTCGGCGACCCGCGCGACGGCGACGCGGCGCTGGGCGAGGAACTGCTCGAGGAATCGGCGGCGGCGCTGGCGGAACTGCTCGATGCGGTTGCCCGGCGGTCGCCGTAG
- a CDS encoding DUF5790 family protein has protein sequence MSQATLDDDELFDEAASEMREDVESSLADAKAALPEADDVWDADADNTLGVLNGLKGALDTGDAEANLRDAKKWFAVGKEADAFEDADDLEDEIADLEDLLDDIVAAHEQVSELTATIPELRGALEDAHAEADDEDGE, from the coding sequence ATGAGCCAGGCGACACTCGACGACGACGAGCTGTTCGACGAGGCGGCCAGCGAGATGCGCGAGGATGTCGAATCCAGTCTCGCGGACGCGAAGGCGGCGCTCCCCGAGGCCGACGACGTCTGGGACGCCGACGCCGACAACACGCTGGGCGTCCTCAACGGCCTGAAGGGTGCCCTCGACACCGGCGACGCCGAGGCGAACCTCCGGGACGCAAAGAAGTGGTTCGCCGTCGGAAAGGAGGCCGACGCCTTCGAGGACGCCGACGATCTTGAGGACGAAATCGCCGATCTCGAGGACCTGCTGGACGACATCGTCGCGGCCCACGAGCAGGTGAGCGAACTCACCGCGACGATTCCGGAACTCCGGGGCGCCCTCGAGGACGCCCACGCCGAGGCCGACGACGAGGACGGGGAGTAA
- a CDS encoding DUF7544 domain-containing protein, with amino-acid sequence MTLHALDALGDAITATREYRPRGLGEWLWVAFVAILVGTPGIGLPTGGAGGTGTGGEFSPQQPSEFPGEIPQAVLEVLAVIVAALIVVWVLLLLVGAMLEFPFLAWLRDGEVDTLAEIRTHLGQALGLAVFRLVVGLVGFALVAGLLVASVGTGGTPTEYLLGAADLGVVLGLLGIPTSLVTAFTTAFVVPTMRLEDTGVVGGWRRFWSTLAGAPKQFLAYAVAVAVLAYIGGLLVVIAAFLAMIPAVIVGGILGVVVGFGLGATAGIVVVAAFGGLAFTVVALAVYALVQVFLRYYALFVLGAIDEELDFAPERRRAVGSGDDADDGPERAGGTDDPQVDPQ; translated from the coding sequence ATGACCCTCCACGCGCTGGACGCACTCGGCGACGCGATAACCGCCACAAGGGAGTACCGCCCCCGCGGACTGGGGGAGTGGCTGTGGGTGGCCTTCGTCGCTATCCTGGTCGGAACTCCCGGTATCGGTCTGCCGACCGGCGGCGCCGGCGGCACCGGCACCGGCGGGGAGTTCTCGCCGCAGCAACCCTCGGAGTTTCCCGGCGAGATCCCGCAGGCGGTCCTCGAGGTCCTCGCGGTCATCGTCGCCGCCCTGATCGTCGTCTGGGTGCTTCTCCTTCTGGTCGGCGCCATGCTGGAGTTCCCGTTCCTGGCGTGGCTCCGGGACGGCGAGGTCGACACTCTCGCGGAGATACGCACGCATCTCGGGCAGGCGCTCGGACTGGCCGTCTTCCGTCTGGTGGTGGGCCTCGTCGGGTTCGCGCTCGTGGCGGGGCTGCTCGTCGCCTCGGTCGGAACCGGCGGTACGCCGACGGAGTACCTGCTCGGGGCCGCCGACCTCGGCGTCGTCCTCGGTCTCCTCGGCATCCCGACGAGTCTGGTCACCGCCTTTACCACGGCGTTCGTCGTCCCGACGATGCGACTCGAGGACACCGGCGTCGTCGGCGGCTGGCGGCGGTTCTGGTCGACGCTTGCCGGCGCGCCCAAGCAGTTCCTCGCCTACGCGGTCGCCGTCGCGGTGCTGGCCTACATCGGCGGCCTTCTCGTCGTCATCGCCGCGTTCCTGGCGATGATTCCCGCGGTCATCGTCGGCGGCATCCTCGGTGTTGTCGTCGGGTTCGGACTCGGAGCGACGGCCGGAATCGTCGTCGTGGCGGCGTTCGGCGGGCTCGCGTTCACCGTCGTCGCACTGGCCGTCTACGCCCTCGTACAGGTGTTCCTCCGCTACTACGCGCTGTTCGTCCTCGGGGCCATCGACGAGGAACTGGACTTCGCGCCGGAACGACGCCGCGCGGTCGGCAGCGGCGACGATGCCGACGACGGACCCGAACGGGCTGGCGGCACGGACGATCCCCAGGTCGACCCCCAGTGA
- a CDS encoding dihydroneopterin aldolase family protein → MEPTTPQEACFEAGIKFGTLYHQFAGTPVSPDSADSLERAMEEAIENQPFCESVTVDILEEVLAAELAERSADYAELTGRFVEVEMVVAYEGCTVRTSMAMDGDYPRMSVDELREG, encoded by the coding sequence ATGGAGCCGACGACGCCACAGGAGGCCTGCTTCGAGGCCGGCATCAAGTTCGGGACGCTGTACCACCAGTTCGCCGGCACGCCGGTCTCGCCCGACAGCGCCGACAGCCTCGAACGGGCGATGGAGGAAGCCATCGAGAACCAGCCGTTCTGCGAGTCCGTGACCGTCGACATCCTCGAGGAGGTCCTGGCGGCGGAACTGGCCGAGCGGTCGGCCGACTACGCCGAACTGACCGGCCGGTTCGTGGAGGTCGAGATGGTCGTCGCCTACGAGGGCTGTACGGTCCGGACCTCGATGGCGATGGACGGCGACTACCCCCGAATGAGCGTCGACGAACTCCGCGAGGGCTGA
- a CDS encoding translation initiation factor IF-2 subunit beta — MEYEASLDRALEAVPDIESGGDRLSVPDADAQPDGAFTRFNNLEAVADALNRSTDHLHRFIQRSLATSGKLEAGVGRYNGEFSEREFEAAVEEYTEEYVRCSECGLPDTRLVQEDRTMMLRCDACGAFRPVQKKSGSATTQQTKDEVEAGETYTVEVTDTGRKGDGVAHRGDYTIFVPGASEGDVVEIFIEDTSGNLAFSRLA, encoded by the coding sequence ATGGAATACGAAGCCAGCCTGGACCGGGCGCTGGAGGCCGTTCCCGACATCGAGTCGGGCGGCGACCGGCTCTCGGTCCCGGACGCCGACGCCCAGCCAGACGGCGCGTTCACCCGCTTCAACAACCTCGAGGCCGTCGCCGACGCCCTCAACCGGAGCACCGACCACCTCCACCGGTTCATCCAGCGGTCGCTTGCGACCTCCGGGAAACTCGAGGCGGGCGTGGGCCGCTACAACGGCGAGTTCTCCGAGCGGGAGTTCGAGGCCGCCGTCGAGGAGTACACCGAGGAGTACGTCCGCTGCAGCGAGTGTGGGCTGCCCGACACCCGCCTCGTCCAGGAGGACCGGACGATGATGCTGCGGTGTGACGCCTGTGGGGCGTTCCGGCCGGTTCAGAAGAAGAGCGGGTCGGCGACCACCCAGCAGACGAAAGACGAGGTCGAAGCCGGCGAGACCTACACCGTCGAGGTCACCGATACGGGCCGGAAGGGCGACGGCGTCGCCCACCGCGGCGACTACACTATCTTCGTGCCGGGCGCCAGCGAGGGCGACGTGGTCGAGATATTCATCGAGGACACCAGCGGCAACCTCGCGTTCTCGCGGTTGGCGTAA
- a CDS encoding magnesium transporter translates to MEVREEVRRIYRESVGILSVSLLGGLFAGAVLGSDAMRAAFRQYPGLLLLLPAFLATRGNVYGAFGARLSSGLHQGLIEPDLAYDERLVNAVVASFVNGIGISVLVGALSWGILQALGRESARLVELVGITFVSGVLTSVVLVFGLLLLVFGSYEFGLDPDNLIGPIVTMLGDVFGVVFLYVAVVVVGVVL, encoded by the coding sequence ATGGAGGTCCGCGAGGAGGTACGGCGGATATACCGGGAGTCGGTCGGCATCCTCTCGGTGAGCCTCCTCGGCGGGCTGTTCGCGGGCGCGGTGCTGGGCAGCGACGCGATGCGGGCTGCGTTCCGGCAGTACCCCGGCCTGCTGCTGTTGCTCCCCGCCTTCCTCGCCACGCGGGGCAACGTCTACGGCGCCTTCGGTGCGCGGCTCTCCTCGGGGCTCCACCAGGGGCTCATCGAACCGGACCTGGCGTACGACGAACGGCTCGTCAACGCCGTCGTCGCCTCCTTCGTCAACGGCATCGGCATCTCGGTACTCGTCGGCGCCCTCTCGTGGGGGATCCTGCAGGCGCTCGGCCGCGAATCCGCCCGGCTGGTCGAGTTGGTCGGCATCACGTTCGTCTCGGGCGTACTGACCTCGGTCGTCCTCGTGTTCGGCCTGCTACTCCTGGTGTTCGGCAGCTACGAGTTCGGCCTCGATCCCGACAACCTGATCGGCCCCATCGTGACGATGCTGGGCGACGTCTTCGGCGTCGTCTTCCTCTACGTCGCCGTCGTCGTCGTTGGGGTGGTGCTGTGA
- a CDS encoding magnesium transporter — protein sequence MFPLLVALSVLEMGSGYVLETLESTYLDNPTLLVLVPVMIGMGGNLGAIFSARLSTRLHLGTLSFDPRDEALWANVAAIMLLAATVFSALGVAAWVVGRTIARPMAFVDLFVISVVSGLLLAALAVVISVAATYVSYRRGLDPDDTTIPVVTNVCDILGVLVLSGVATLVL from the coding sequence ATGTTCCCGCTTCTGGTCGCGCTGTCTGTCCTGGAGATGGGGTCGGGCTACGTCCTCGAAACGCTCGAGTCGACCTACCTCGACAATCCGACGCTCTTGGTGCTCGTGCCCGTCATGATAGGGATGGGCGGGAACCTCGGCGCCATCTTCTCGGCGCGACTCTCGACGCGACTGCACCTGGGGACGCTCTCGTTCGACCCTCGCGACGAGGCGCTGTGGGCCAACGTCGCCGCTATCATGCTGCTGGCGGCGACGGTCTTCTCGGCGCTGGGCGTCGCCGCCTGGGTCGTCGGCCGGACCATCGCCCGCCCGATGGCGTTCGTCGACCTGTTCGTCATCTCGGTCGTCAGCGGCCTGCTGCTGGCGGCGCTCGCCGTCGTCATCTCCGTCGCCGCGACGTACGTCTCCTACCGGCGCGGACTCGACCCCGACGACACCACCATCCCCGTCGTCACGAACGTCTGCGACATCCTCGGCGTGCTCGTCCTCTCGGGCGTCGCAACGCTCGTGCTGTAG
- a CDS encoding potassium channel family protein, with protein sequence MAGFEGEAPAERVAYEPMNVKELLVEMKDTSELLIDLSYSAVLHGNADLAREVLALEEKMDVLQLRARMSLMMAARNPDEVEALAPVLGLAAGADRISDAAGDIAKIVLEDIGLPDAMRAALPEAIEVLVRGTVAPDSPYADRTLLDINLESETGVRVIAIHRGDDWLFNPGPDTTVRAGDRCILRGPERTVGEVYETVTGEAFESPDLPESEIDDLERAVDSIVLMKNLSELAVDLAYGSILFDNDDLAEEVRNLEVEVDALRSRFEAWLLRAAADAEDPVALRGLIHLGVSTEVISDAALDITEGVLRGLSVHPVVELAVQESDEILVRVAVGEDSALDGERVADGVPTAELGLNVLAIRRGDDWMLAPAADATLSAGDVVIAKGTRTSAAEFRDLAA encoded by the coding sequence ATGGCAGGCTTCGAGGGGGAGGCCCCGGCCGAGCGCGTCGCCTACGAGCCGATGAACGTCAAGGAGCTACTGGTCGAGATGAAGGACACCTCCGAACTGCTCATCGACCTCTCGTACTCGGCGGTGCTGCACGGCAACGCGGACCTGGCACGGGAGGTGCTCGCCCTCGAGGAGAAGATGGACGTCCTGCAGTTGCGCGCGCGGATGAGCCTGATGATGGCCGCCCGCAACCCCGACGAGGTGGAGGCGCTGGCACCGGTGCTCGGGCTGGCGGCCGGCGCCGACCGCATCAGCGACGCCGCCGGCGACATCGCCAAGATCGTCCTCGAGGACATCGGGCTGCCGGATGCGATGCGGGCGGCGCTCCCGGAGGCCATCGAGGTGCTCGTCCGCGGCACGGTCGCGCCCGACTCGCCGTACGCCGACCGGACGCTGCTCGACATCAACCTCGAGAGCGAGACCGGCGTCCGCGTCATCGCCATCCACCGCGGGGACGACTGGCTGTTCAACCCCGGGCCCGACACCACCGTCCGGGCCGGCGACCGCTGTATCCTCCGGGGACCGGAGCGGACGGTCGGCGAGGTCTACGAGACGGTCACCGGCGAGGCCTTCGAGTCGCCGGACCTGCCCGAGTCGGAGATCGACGACCTCGAGCGGGCCGTCGACTCCATCGTCCTGATGAAGAACCTCTCGGAACTGGCGGTCGACCTCGCCTACGGGAGCATCCTCTTCGACAACGACGACCTCGCCGAGGAGGTGCGCAACCTCGAGGTCGAGGTCGACGCCCTGCGGTCGCGGTTCGAGGCGTGGCTGCTCCGGGCGGCCGCCGACGCCGAAGACCCGGTCGCGCTGCGGGGGCTCATCCACCTCGGCGTCTCGACGGAGGTGATAAGCGACGCCGCCCTCGACATCACCGAGGGCGTCCTCCGGGGGCTGTCGGTCCACCCGGTCGTCGAGTTGGCGGTCCAGGAGTCCGACGAGATCCTCGTCCGGGTCGCCGTCGGCGAGGACAGCGCCCTCGACGGCGAGCGGGTCGCCGACGGCGTCCCGACCGCCGAACTCGGCCTGAACGTGCTGGCCATCCGCCGGGGCGACGACTGGATGCTCGCGCCGGCGGCCGACGCGACGCTTTCCGCCGGCGACGTCGTCATCGCCAAGGGGACCCGGACATCCGCGGCGGAGTTCCGGGACCTGGCGGCGTGA
- a CDS encoding CehA/McbA family metallohydrolase: MSGPSTLEVDLHVHSEASYDGHEPVEMILEHAADIDLDAVVVTDHDVISASLEAAERAREYGLVGVPGVEVSTADGHLLAIGVEEMPPVGRPVGETIDAVQGAGGVAVVPHPFQRTRHGVRKRRLKRVDPDAIETYNAWLFTGYRNRRARAYAGRYGYPAVGGSDAHSLLTVGRAFTEIRVESPIADVESADVVEAIRAGDTAIRGQRASLKRCSGHYTKAAARKTAWAGRTAARKGSNGARYAVSAAVPFV; the protein is encoded by the coding sequence ATGAGCGGCCCGAGCACCCTCGAGGTGGACCTCCACGTCCACAGCGAGGCCTCATACGACGGCCACGAGCCCGTGGAGATGATACTCGAGCACGCCGCGGACATCGACCTCGATGCCGTCGTCGTCACCGACCACGACGTCATCTCGGCCTCGCTGGAGGCCGCCGAGCGGGCCCGTGAGTACGGTCTCGTGGGGGTTCCGGGCGTCGAGGTGTCGACCGCCGACGGCCATCTGCTGGCCATCGGTGTCGAGGAGATGCCGCCGGTCGGCCGGCCGGTCGGCGAGACCATCGACGCGGTCCAGGGGGCCGGCGGCGTCGCGGTCGTCCCGCACCCGTTCCAGCGGACGCGTCACGGCGTCCGCAAGCGCCGCCTCAAGCGGGTCGACCCCGACGCCATCGAGACGTACAACGCCTGGCTGTTCACGGGCTACCGGAACCGGCGGGCGCGGGCGTACGCCGGCCGGTACGGCTACCCCGCCGTCGGCGGCAGCGACGCCCACTCGCTTCTGACCGTCGGCCGCGCGTTCACCGAGATTCGGGTCGAGAGTCCCATCGCCGACGTCGAGAGCGCCGACGTCGTGGAGGCCATCCGCGCCGGCGACACCGCCATCCGCGGCCAGCGGGCGTCGCTGAAGCGCTGCAGCGGCCACTACACGAAGGCGGCCGCCCGGAAGACGGCGTGGGCCGGCCGGACCGCCGCCAGGAAGGGGTCCAACGGCGCTCGCTACGCCGTCTCGGCGGCCGTCCCGTTCGTCTGA
- the corA gene encoding magnesium/cobalt transporter CorA, with product MTVRAVVYDAGGTTEYDDIAAARAASGTTWVRVDEATTAEIEAVADAFDIHRLTVDDIVNGVRPKTEEFPEYTFVLVKTAELTRGETTFEEEVRDEPVGLFFGDDWLVSLSTYDDDPIGRVWEAVVRGDERLLQRGPAFTAYRAIDVVVDEYFALLDHVGDAIESIEEDVLDASGADVLEEINAVRRDLLSFRKLAWPTREALSVLARGDPAHVEPETEKYFRDVYDHLVQVVDLIETYRDLVAGARDIYLNTLSQSSNEVMKVLTVIATIFLPLTFVAGVYGMNFAGGPYNMPELGWRFGYPAAMAGMLCIGLAMLWAFRRKEYL from the coding sequence ATGACCGTCCGCGCGGTGGTCTACGACGCCGGCGGCACCACCGAGTACGACGACATCGCGGCCGCGAGGGCCGCGAGCGGCACCACCTGGGTCCGCGTCGACGAGGCGACGACGGCCGAGATCGAGGCGGTCGCCGACGCCTTCGACATCCACCGTCTCACCGTCGACGACATCGTCAACGGGGTGCGGCCGAAGACCGAGGAGTTCCCCGAGTACACGTTCGTCCTGGTGAAGACCGCCGAGTTGACCCGCGGCGAGACGACCTTCGAGGAGGAGGTCCGCGACGAACCCGTCGGACTGTTCTTCGGCGACGACTGGCTGGTCTCGCTGTCGACCTACGACGACGACCCCATCGGCCGGGTCTGGGAGGCCGTCGTCCGGGGCGACGAGCGCCTCCTCCAGCGCGGGCCGGCCTTCACCGCCTACCGCGCCATCGACGTCGTCGTCGACGAGTACTTCGCGCTACTCGACCACGTCGGCGACGCCATCGAGTCCATCGAGGAGGACGTCCTCGACGCGAGCGGTGCCGACGTCCTCGAGGAAATCAACGCCGTCCGGAGGGACCTGCTGTCCTTCCGCAAACTGGCGTGGCCGACCCGGGAGGCGCTGTCGGTGCTGGCCCGCGGCGACCCCGCACACGTCGAACCCGAGACGGAGAAGTACTTCCGGGATGTCTACGACCACCTCGTCCAGGTGGTCGACCTCATCGAGACGTACCGCGACCTCGTGGCCGGTGCCCGGGACATCTACCTCAACACGCTGTCGCAGTCCAGCAACGAGGTGATGAAGGTGTTGACCGTCATCGCCACCATCTTCCTGCCGCTGACGTTCGTCGCCGGCGTCTACGGCATGAACTTCGCCGGCGGACCGTACAACATGCCCGAACTCGGCTGGCGGTTCGGCTACCCTGCCGCGATGGCCGGCATGCTGTGTATCGGGCTGGCGATGCTGTGGGCGTTCCGCCGGAAGGAGTACCTCTAG
- a CDS encoding DsbA family oxidoreductase codes for MSDTEPVPTVRVYADYVCPFCYLGYASLEEYRETREAPLETDWQPFDLRSRKRRSDGSIDHSVDDGKDESYYEEARKNVRRLAEEYDVEMAGELRKDVDSYDAQRVALRAREEHPDAFEAFHRGVFEALWTEARDVGDADVLAEVAADAGLPEGYVAETLADDDSATALESAFEAAQERGITGVPTFVHDEYAARGAVPPEQLRRLVEGA; via the coding sequence ATGAGCGACACCGAACCCGTCCCGACCGTCCGCGTGTACGCCGACTACGTCTGCCCGTTCTGCTATCTCGGCTACGCCTCGCTGGAGGAGTACCGCGAGACCCGGGAGGCGCCGCTGGAGACCGACTGGCAGCCTTTCGATCTCCGTTCCCGGAAGCGGCGGTCCGACGGCAGCATCGACCACTCGGTCGACGACGGAAAGGACGAGTCCTACTACGAGGAGGCCCGGAAGAACGTCCGACGGCTGGCCGAGGAGTACGACGTCGAGATGGCGGGCGAACTTCGCAAGGACGTCGACAGTTACGACGCCCAGCGGGTCGCGCTCCGCGCCCGCGAGGAACACCCCGACGCCTTCGAGGCGTTCCACCGGGGCGTCTTCGAGGCGCTCTGGACGGAGGCCCGCGACGTCGGCGACGCCGACGTACTGGCCGAGGTGGCGGCCGACGCCGGCCTCCCCGAGGGCTACGTCGCCGAGACGCTGGCCGACGACGACAGCGCGACGGCCCTGGAATCCGCCTTCGAGGCGGCCCAGGAACGAGGAATCACCGGCGTCCCGACGTTCGTCCACGACGAGTACGCCGCCCGCGGTGCGGTGCCACCGGAACAGCTCCGCCGGCTGGTCGAAGGGGCTTAA
- a CDS encoding DUF7331 family protein has product MNTTRLHAGDDGRYGQFRVDGSLVVYDRENPSAWVHVESPATVET; this is encoded by the coding sequence ATGAACACGACACGCCTGCACGCCGGCGACGACGGCCGGTACGGCCAGTTCCGGGTCGACGGTAGCCTCGTCGTCTACGACCGGGAGAACCCCAGCGCGTGGGTCCACGTCGAGTCGCCCGCCACCGTCGAGACCTAG